One genomic window of Nakamurella panacisegetis includes the following:
- the metG gene encoding methionine--tRNA ligase, with protein MSSILTAVAWPYANGPRHIGHVSGFGVPSDVFSRYQRMAGNDVLMVSGTDEHGTPILVQADAEGVPAQALADRYNKVIVGDLQQLGLGYDLFTRTTTRNHYAVVQELFRTVYRNGYMVPKTTMSAISPSTGRTLPDRYIEGTCPICGYGAARGDQCDNCGNQLDPIDLINPKSRINGETPAFVESEHLFLDLPALAQALGDWLNTRNDWRPNVLKFSMNLLADLKPRAMTRDIDWGIPVPLDGWRDRGDKKLYVWFDAVIGYLSASIEWARRFGDSADAWQRFWSDDAARQYYFMGKDNITFHSQIWPAELLGYNGLGANGGEPGRLGKLNLPTEVVSSEFLTMSGSKFSTSRKTVIYVGDFISEFGADALRYFIVAAGPENQDSDFTWDEFVRRNNSELANEWGNLVNRSVSMAHKNFGEIPAAATRTEMDVALLQASTTAFDTVGELLGRSRFKQAMGEAMRVVSLANKYISDTEPWKLGEDRERQATVLNTALQVVDDAKTMLTPFLPHSSQGVFEALGGSGVWAAQPEIVQVTDFDDDVEGVGAPAVRDYPVITGDYRNQLATWERRDIVAGTRLAKPNPLFAKLDPKLGETGPEWAPIS; from the coding sequence ATGAGTTCCATACTGACTGCGGTCGCCTGGCCCTACGCCAACGGTCCGCGGCACATCGGCCACGTTTCCGGTTTCGGCGTTCCCTCCGACGTCTTCTCGCGTTACCAGCGGATGGCCGGCAACGACGTGTTGATGGTCTCCGGCACCGACGAGCACGGGACCCCGATCCTGGTCCAGGCCGACGCCGAAGGCGTACCGGCCCAGGCGCTGGCCGACCGGTACAACAAGGTGATCGTCGGCGACCTGCAGCAGTTGGGTCTGGGCTACGACCTGTTCACCCGGACCACCACCCGGAACCACTACGCAGTGGTGCAGGAGCTGTTCCGCACCGTCTACCGGAACGGCTACATGGTTCCGAAGACCACCATGAGCGCGATCTCCCCGTCCACCGGGCGCACCCTGCCGGATCGCTACATCGAGGGCACCTGCCCGATCTGCGGGTACGGCGCGGCCCGGGGCGACCAGTGTGACAACTGCGGCAACCAACTGGATCCGATCGATCTGATCAATCCGAAGTCCCGGATCAACGGCGAGACACCGGCTTTCGTCGAGTCCGAGCACCTGTTCCTGGATCTGCCGGCACTGGCCCAGGCGCTCGGTGACTGGCTGAACACCCGCAACGACTGGCGACCGAACGTCCTGAAGTTCTCGATGAACCTGCTGGCCGACCTCAAGCCCCGCGCCATGACCCGCGACATCGACTGGGGCATACCGGTCCCGCTCGACGGCTGGCGGGATCGAGGGGACAAGAAGCTGTACGTGTGGTTCGACGCCGTCATCGGCTACCTGTCGGCCAGTATCGAATGGGCCCGGCGGTTCGGCGACAGCGCCGATGCCTGGCAACGGTTCTGGTCCGACGACGCGGCCCGGCAGTACTACTTCATGGGCAAGGACAACATCACCTTCCACTCGCAGATCTGGCCGGCCGAGCTGCTCGGTTACAACGGTCTGGGGGCCAATGGCGGCGAACCGGGACGGCTCGGCAAGCTGAACCTGCCGACGGAGGTGGTCTCGAGCGAGTTCCTGACGATGAGTGGATCGAAGTTCTCGACGTCACGCAAGACGGTCATCTACGTGGGTGATTTCATCTCCGAATTCGGTGCCGACGCGCTGCGTTACTTCATCGTGGCAGCCGGGCCGGAAAATCAGGACAGCGATTTCACCTGGGACGAGTTCGTGCGGCGCAACAACTCCGAACTGGCCAACGAGTGGGGCAACCTGGTCAACCGTTCGGTGTCCATGGCGCACAAGAACTTCGGTGAGATCCCGGCGGCCGCCACGCGCACGGAGATGGACGTGGCGTTGCTGCAGGCGTCGACCACGGCGTTCGACACGGTCGGAGAGCTGTTGGGCCGCAGCCGGTTCAAGCAGGCGATGGGTGAGGCGATGCGGGTGGTCTCCCTGGCCAACAAATACATCTCCGACACCGAACCGTGGAAACTCGGAGAGGACAGGGAGCGTCAGGCGACCGTGCTCAACACCGCGCTCCAGGTCGTGGACGACGCCAAGACCATGTTGACGCCGTTCCTTCCCCATTCCTCGCAAGGCGTCTTCGAGGCGCTCGGCGGTTCTGGGGTCTGGGCCGCGCAACCGGAGATCGTCCAGGTCACCGATTTCGACGACGACGTCGAGGGCGTCGGCGCACCCGCCGTCCGTGACTACCCGGTGA
- a CDS encoding TetR/AcrR family transcriptional regulator, protein MTALDTAEGSAAPVEKSAPVPGPTPSGPSEQPAVPSEAATPRRPLRADAQRNRDKLIEVATSAFVRDGSDIALEEIARRADVGIGTLYRHFPTREALVVAVYRKQIDDLGQLAHDLPLTHGPADALRLWMQGFVEYGAVKRGLVGLLKSMMETESDLFDQARATLRGSAGALMKAAAEAGEIRPDFEPGDVIRALGGICMATDRPDAGTSALALVDLVFDGLRYGAPARS, encoded by the coding sequence ATGACCGCGCTGGACACGGCCGAGGGTTCTGCCGCGCCGGTCGAGAAGTCCGCCCCCGTGCCGGGTCCGACCCCGAGCGGTCCCTCCGAGCAGCCCGCGGTCCCGTCGGAGGCAGCCACGCCCCGTCGCCCGTTGCGGGCCGATGCCCAGCGCAACCGGGACAAGCTCATCGAGGTCGCCACCAGTGCCTTCGTCCGGGATGGATCGGACATCGCGCTCGAGGAGATCGCGCGACGGGCGGATGTCGGCATCGGGACCCTCTACCGCCACTTCCCGACCCGGGAGGCCCTGGTCGTCGCGGTCTACCGGAAGCAGATCGACGATCTGGGACAGCTGGCCCATGACCTGCCGCTGACCCACGGTCCGGCCGACGCCCTGCGCCTGTGGATGCAGGGTTTCGTCGAGTACGGGGCGGTCAAGCGGGGGTTGGTGGGCCTGCTGAAGTCGATGATGGAGACGGAGTCGGATCTGTTCGACCAGGCCCGCGCCACCTTGCGGGGATCCGCGGGGGCGCTGATGAAGGCCGCGGCGGAGGCGGGGGAGATCCGCCCGGACTTCGAGCCGGGCGACGTGATCCGGGCCCTTGGTGGTATCTGCATGGCCACGGATCGGCCGGACGCCGGGACCAGTGCGCTCGCGCTGGTCGACCTGGTCTTCGACGGCTTGCGCTACGGGGCGCCCGCTCGCAGTTGA
- a CDS encoding MFS transporter, with protein sequence MTTSTSVSSPNEEKTAARRRLLVLGLVLTAQLMVVLDATIVNIALPDISSALDFTPTGLSWVINAYTLVFGGLLLLGARAGDILGRRKVFLGGIALFTVASLAGGFATSAGLLLGARAVQGVGAALAAPSALALLMTMFPDAKERTKAIGYYTAVSIGGSAVGLISGGMLTQWVSWRWVLFVNVPIGLAVIAVALRVLPETARRPGHFDLAGAITSTLGMTGLVYGFVRAASDGWGDSVTVTAFAAGVVLLAAFIAVELRASSPIVPLRLFANRDRATSYVARLLLVAGMMGMFFFLTQFLQDVLHYSAVVTGVAFLPLTVVLFAASQISARVLTGRVPAKTVMAGGLTLSTIGLLWLTQLHATSGYTALLFPLVLFGIGNGLAFVPLTSTALRGVDPADAGAASGLVNVMQQVGGALGLAVLVTVFGSASRSAVSPAGASAVERAQHAFVVGADRGFLIAALFLAATVILVLVAIRPQPKPAASVETSFDGRPDAATAELDADVEELRAATAHA encoded by the coding sequence GTGACTACATCAACGTCCGTGTCCTCACCGAACGAGGAGAAGACAGCCGCCCGCCGGCGCCTCCTCGTCCTCGGTCTCGTCCTGACGGCGCAGCTGATGGTGGTGCTCGATGCAACGATCGTGAACATCGCACTGCCCGACATCTCCAGCGCCCTCGACTTCACCCCCACCGGCCTGTCCTGGGTGATCAACGCCTACACGCTGGTCTTCGGCGGGCTGCTGCTGCTCGGCGCCAGGGCCGGTGACATCCTCGGCCGCCGCAAGGTCTTCCTGGGCGGCATCGCGCTGTTCACCGTGGCCTCGCTGGCCGGCGGCTTCGCCACATCGGCGGGCCTGCTGCTCGGTGCCCGCGCGGTGCAGGGGGTCGGCGCCGCCCTCGCCGCCCCGTCCGCCCTGGCCCTGCTCATGACGATGTTCCCCGACGCCAAGGAACGCACCAAGGCCATCGGGTACTACACCGCCGTCTCCATCGGCGGCAGCGCAGTTGGCCTGATCTCCGGCGGCATGCTGACCCAGTGGGTCTCCTGGCGCTGGGTGCTGTTCGTGAACGTTCCGATCGGCCTCGCCGTCATCGCCGTGGCCCTGCGCGTACTGCCCGAAACCGCCAGGCGCCCTGGACATTTCGACCTGGCCGGCGCCATCACCTCGACCCTCGGAATGACCGGTCTGGTCTACGGCTTCGTCCGTGCCGCCTCCGACGGCTGGGGCGATTCGGTGACCGTGACCGCCTTCGCGGCCGGTGTCGTCCTGCTCGCCGCCTTCATCGCGGTCGAGTTGCGGGCCAGCTCTCCGATCGTTCCGCTGCGGCTGTTCGCCAACCGCGATCGGGCCACGTCCTATGTCGCGCGACTGCTGCTGGTGGCCGGGATGATGGGGATGTTCTTCTTCCTCACCCAGTTCCTGCAGGACGTGCTGCACTACTCGGCCGTCGTCACCGGCGTGGCCTTCCTGCCCCTGACGGTGGTGCTGTTCGCCGCCTCGCAGATCTCCGCCCGGGTGCTGACGGGTCGCGTCCCGGCGAAGACGGTCATGGCCGGAGGCCTGACGCTCTCCACCATCGGGCTGCTGTGGCTGACCCAGCTCCACGCCACCAGCGGGTACACCGCCCTGCTGTTCCCGCTGGTGCTGTTCGGCATCGGCAACGGCCTGGCCTTCGTGCCGCTGACCTCGACCGCTCTACGGGGCGTCGACCCGGCTGACGCCGGCGCCGCCTCCGGTCTGGTCAACGTCATGCAGCAGGTCGGCGGCGCGCTCGGCCTCGCCGTCCTGGTGACCGTGTTCGGTTCGGCTTCCCGCTCCGCGGTCTCGCCGGCCGGTGCCTCGGCGGTCGAACGCGCCCAGCACGCCTTCGTCGTCGGTGCCGATCGCGGTTTCCTGATCGCCGCCCTCTTCCTGGCGGCCACGGTCATCCTGGTCCTGGTGGCCATCCGGCCGCAGCCGAAGCCCGCCGCCTCGGTGGAGACCAGCTTCGACGGACGTCCGGACGCGGCTACAGCGGAACTGGACGCCGACGTGGAGGAACTCCGCGCCGCGACCGCGCACGCCTGA
- the gndA gene encoding NADP-dependent phosphogluconate dehydrogenase, giving the protein MSDTTATADIGVTGLAVMGSNLARNFASKGFVTAVHNRSYSKTRALMADHGGDGQFVPSESAADFVASLKTPRKIIIMVKAGGPTDAVIDELSELLEPGDILIDGGNAKFADTIRREAAAKEKGINFVGCGISGGEEGALLGPSIMPGGSAEAYASLGPILEKISAHVDGAPCCTHIGENGAGHFVKMVHNGIEYADMQLIAEAYDLLRRGAGLEPAEIADIFAEWNAGELDSFLIEITAEVLRQVDAETGKPFVDVVVDAAGMKGTGTWTVQTALDLGVPVSGIAEAVFARGLSSSALQRSGAGELPGPNNAWSIKDKDAFVEDVRQALYASKIVAYAQGLDEIVAGAAEYNWDIDLGAVARIWRGGCIIRAVFLNRITEAYDGKAERPASLLFAPYFTSAVAGVQDSWRRVVAGAAQSGIPTPGFGAALAYYDGLRSPRLPAALIQGQRDFFGAHTYKRVDKDGTFHTLWSGDRTEVQA; this is encoded by the coding sequence ATGTCCGACACCACTGCCACCGCCGACATCGGCGTGACGGGCCTGGCCGTGATGGGCTCGAACCTGGCCCGCAACTTCGCCAGCAAGGGCTTCGTCACGGCGGTGCACAACCGCTCGTACAGCAAGACGCGGGCCCTGATGGCCGATCACGGTGGCGACGGCCAGTTCGTGCCGTCGGAGTCGGCGGCCGACTTCGTCGCCTCGCTGAAGACCCCGCGCAAGATCATCATCATGGTCAAGGCGGGTGGGCCGACGGACGCCGTCATCGACGAGCTGTCGGAGCTGCTGGAGCCGGGCGACATCCTGATCGACGGTGGGAACGCGAAGTTCGCCGACACCATCCGACGGGAGGCGGCGGCCAAGGAGAAGGGCATCAACTTCGTCGGATGCGGCATCTCCGGTGGTGAGGAAGGTGCACTGCTCGGTCCGTCGATCATGCCCGGCGGTTCGGCCGAGGCGTACGCCTCGCTCGGTCCGATCCTGGAGAAGATCTCGGCCCACGTCGACGGTGCCCCGTGCTGCACCCACATCGGCGAGAACGGCGCCGGTCACTTCGTGAAGATGGTGCACAACGGCATCGAGTACGCCGACATGCAGCTGATCGCCGAGGCCTACGACCTGCTGCGCCGCGGCGCCGGGCTGGAGCCGGCCGAGATCGCCGACATCTTTGCCGAGTGGAATGCCGGCGAACTGGACTCGTTCCTGATCGAGATCACGGCCGAGGTGCTGCGTCAGGTCGACGCCGAGACCGGCAAGCCGTTCGTGGACGTCGTGGTCGACGCGGCCGGGATGAAGGGCACCGGCACCTGGACCGTGCAGACCGCTCTCGACCTCGGGGTGCCGGTTTCCGGCATCGCCGAGGCGGTGTTCGCCCGCGGTCTGTCGTCCTCGGCACTGCAGCGCTCCGGTGCCGGTGAGCTGCCCGGCCCGAACAATGCCTGGTCGATCAAGGACAAGGACGCCTTCGTCGAGGACGTCCGTCAGGCGCTCTACGCGTCGAAGATCGTCGCCTACGCGCAGGGACTCGACGAGATCGTGGCCGGGGCCGCCGAGTACAACTGGGACATCGATCTCGGTGCGGTGGCCCGGATCTGGCGCGGCGGCTGCATCATCCGGGCGGTGTTCCTGAACCGGATCACCGAGGCGTACGACGGAAAGGCCGAGCGTCCGGCCTCCCTGCTCTTCGCTCCGTACTTCACCTCGGCCGTCGCCGGGGTCCAGGACTCCTGGCGCCGCGTGGTCGCCGGGGCGGCGCAGTCCGGCATCCCGACCCCGGGTTTCGGGGCCGCACTCGCGTACTACGACGGCCTTCGCTCGCCGCGCTTGCCGGCGGCCCTGATCCAGGGCCAGCGGGACTTCTTCGGCGCCCACACCTACAAGCGCGTCGACAAGGACGGCACCTTCCACACCCTGTGGTCGGGCGATCGCACCGAGGTCCAGGCCTGA
- a CDS encoding GatB/YqeY domain-containing protein, whose amino-acid sequence MSELKATLRSDLTAAMKARDALTLGTLRMALAAVTNEEVAGSSARELTDAEVTTVLAREVKKRKESAEAFENAGRAELAEKERAESAVLQRYLPAQLSDAEISALAQEAVAEVAASTGSAPTMKQMGLVIKAAQAKAAGRADGAKIAAAVKAALA is encoded by the coding sequence ATGTCGGAACTGAAGGCAACGTTGCGGTCGGACCTGACGGCGGCGATGAAGGCGCGGGATGCGCTGACTCTCGGCACGCTGCGGATGGCCCTGGCCGCGGTGACGAACGAGGAGGTCGCCGGCAGCAGTGCCCGCGAACTGACCGACGCCGAGGTGACGACCGTGCTGGCCCGAGAGGTCAAGAAGCGCAAGGAGTCGGCCGAGGCGTTCGAGAACGCAGGCCGGGCCGAGCTGGCCGAGAAGGAGCGGGCCGAATCGGCGGTGCTCCAGCGCTACCTGCCCGCCCAGCTGTCGGACGCCGAGATCTCGGCGTTGGCGCAGGAGGCGGTGGCCGAGGTGGCGGCTTCCACCGGCAGCGCGCCGACCATGAAGCAGATGGGTCTGGTGATCAAGGCCGCCCAGGCCAAGGCGGCCGGCCGGGCCGACGGCGCGAAGATCGCCGCCGCGGTGAAGGCCGCCTTGGCCTGA